The Bacillus zhangzhouensis region CTTCAGCATGAAATCAGGGCGATGCTTTAAAAGGGCCTCTTCTCCCTTAATAGACCAAGCAACACCTGCTGTTTTTGTTCCTGCCGCTTGACCAGACAAAATGTCGTGATAATTATCACCGACCATTACCGCTTCATGGGGATCACTGCCAAGCTTTGATAATGCCAGCTGAACAGGCTCCGGATGCGGCTTCTCATTTTGTACATCATCGAGCGTCACAATGACCTCAAAGAACGGCTCTAAACCGGTCAGCTTCAATCCCATTAAAACCGTATCCCGTATCTTCGTTGTGACAATACCGAGCTTAAATCCTCGATCCTGCAGGATTTTCAATGTATCTAAAACGGTCTCATATTCAGTCACAAGCAAATCATGCTGCTTATGATTAAACGTTCGATACATCTGAATCATGTCATCCGTCAAATCAGGGTCCATCGCAGAGAATGTATCAAACAAGGACGGGCCAATGAAATGAAGAATATCCTCACGGCTGTACTGGCCAGGGTAATAATGATCCAGCGTATGCTGAAATGAAGCAATAATTAATTCATTTGTATTGATTAATGTACCATCTAAATCAAATAGCACTGTGTTGATCGTCGATTCGTTCATATGGCTTCCTTTCTAACAGCTGCAAGTTCCCGCTTCCGCCAAATATAGCTAATGGCAGCTGTCAATAAAATTGCAGAAATCAGGCGGATAACAAGAAGCGGCCATACTGGAATACCAAGTGGAATAAAAACCAGCGTATCTTCGACCACCGCATGGCAGGCAACAAGGAAAATAAAAGCAAGCGTTAAATCCTTTTTACTCACACCGTCCTCTTCCACTGCCTTCATCATCACGCCGGCTCCATACGCCAGACCAATCGTTAATCCAGCCACCATCGTCATAGACGTATTTTCATTCATTCCAAGCATTCTAGTAAAAGGAGACAGCCGCTTAGACAGTGTATGAAGCCACCCTAAATCTCTCATGAATTGAATGATGATCATGAGAGGGATAACGATACAGGCGAGCTGCAAGACACCGAGTACAGCTTTTTGTAAAGCAAGAAGGACGATCATGTACCAGCTAGAAGGCACATCAGCTGTCTGAGCTGCCGTTAGCAGCCCATATTGCGCCGGCTCCTCGCCTCCCTGCCAAACCAGATGAATGACAATAGCAGAAATAACAGCAAGACTGATTCTGACCAATAAAATCACAGATACCCTCAGTCCAACCTTTGCTGCCACTGTCGATTCGATGATCAGGTTATGGCAAAAGGACAGCATCACTGCCAAAATAAACACTTCCTTCACGGGAAGCTCTAATGTCAAAATGGCTGCAATCCCCGCATACAAATTCAGCATATTTCCTAATACAAGCGGAATAGATGATTCTCCCGAAAGACCAAACAGCCCCATAAATGGCTGAACGAATTGGATGATCCAACCCATTACAGGCGTATGCTGCAAGATACTGACGAGAATGGTAACGGGAAAGATGACTTTGCCAAGTGTCCAAGTTGTTGATAAACCTGCTTTCAAGCCGTTTTTCCATGTCTCTCCCATCTTTACTGATCCCCCCTGCTTAATTCGATGAATTGTTCTTTTTATACGGAATCGAGGCGTGTCCTTTCATTCTTCTAAAGAAAATCAGTAGAACTGCCACTACGAATATCGCAATCGAAATCATCTGTGCGATTCGAAGGTGCTCTGTCAACATTAAGCTATCTGTTCTCATCCCTTCAATGAAGAAACGGCCGATTGAATACCAAATTAAATAAGACAAGAAGATTTCGCCTCTGCGCAGCGACGTTCTGCGTAATAAAATCAATATGACAACACCGGCAAGATTCCATAATGATTCGTATAAGAACGTCGGTTGATAATAAGTCCCATTAATATACATTTGATTAATGATAAAATCAGGCAGATGCAAATTTTCTAAAAAGGCTCTTGAAACCTCCTCACCATGCGCTTCTTGGTTAATAAAGTTCCCCCAGCGTCCAATTGCCTGCGCTAGTAAAATACTAGGTGCTGCTACGTCAGCTATTTTCCAAAAGGATACCTTTCTCACTTTTGTAAAAATGATGGCTGTCAGCACGGCGCCGATCAGCCCGCCGTGAATCGCAATTCCACCATTCCAAATTTTAATGATTTCATTTGGGTGCTGCTGATAGTAATCCCATTCAAAAGATACATAATAAATTCGGGCACAAATAATGGCTATTGGAATGGCAAATAAGATTAAGTCAATAAACGTATCTTTATTGATTCCTCTTTTATCACATTCTCTCAGTGCAAGCCAGAGTCCAAGCAAGGCTCCGACCCCAATAATCACACCATACCAATGAACCGAAATAGGTCCGAGCTGAAAAGCGATCGGATCAATTGGCTGAATTGCTTCGTTCATATAGTCAACTCCTATTCATCCTGGCCATTGTCTTCAATGACACCTGCAAGTTTACTTGTAAATTGTTCCGCTGCATTATGTCCCATACGTTTCAGCCTGAAGTTCATCGCAGCCACCTCAATGATGACCGCTAAGTTTCGACCTG contains the following coding sequences:
- the ppaX gene encoding pyrophosphatase PpaX; translation: MNESTINTVLFDLDGTLINTNELIIASFQHTLDHYYPGQYSREDILHFIGPSLFDTFSAMDPDLTDDMIQMYRTFNHKQHDLLVTEYETVLDTLKILQDRGFKLGIVTTKIRDTVLMGLKLTGLEPFFEVIVTLDDVQNEKPHPEPVQLALSKLGSDPHEAVMVGDNYHDILSGQAAGTKTAGVAWSIKGEEALLKHRPDFMLKKMSDLLAIVGAD
- the lgt gene encoding prolipoprotein diacylglyceryl transferase is translated as MNEAIQPIDPIAFQLGPISVHWYGVIIGVGALLGLWLALRECDKRGINKDTFIDLILFAIPIAIICARIYYVSFEWDYYQQHPNEIIKIWNGGIAIHGGLIGAVLTAIIFTKVRKVSFWKIADVAAPSILLAQAIGRWGNFINQEAHGEEVSRAFLENLHLPDFIINQMYINGTYYQPTFLYESLWNLAGVVILILLRRTSLRRGEIFLSYLIWYSIGRFFIEGMRTDSLMLTEHLRIAQMISIAIFVVAVLLIFFRRMKGHASIPYKKNNSSN